One Capsicum annuum cultivar UCD-10X-F1 chromosome 2, UCD10Xv1.1, whole genome shotgun sequence genomic window carries:
- the LOC107857917 gene encoding uncharacterized protein LOC107857917, translating to MGSIPVLIKHIGSMNSIEQQYEDYISDAILLSINASYNQLREVLASHMDVNLTCKSIQIEYQLIDIEGSHIQMKKHEDNEFLYIFVTLTTFIQGFDQCRPVIVIDASYLRGLYNGTFVAGCTMDRAGHIFSLTYGIVDSENDASWTWFFQNLKEAYGEREHMCVVSDRNPSIIKAVSGVYNNVPHYACMWHLWGNVKKNFRKSHEALSEIFYTMAKSYSKSEFHNLMEKVELLDVRVKNYLELAGYDKWARSYATVHRGWTLTSNISESINVALVSARELPIYDFLEEVRLMLGKWNCENRQEALYTRTDLIGKFQAILQQNEVECTRINV from the exons ATGGGAAGCATACCTGTTCTCATTAAACATATTGGTAGTATGAACAGCATTGAACAGCAATATGAAGATTACATCAGTGATGCAATATTGTTGAGCATAAACGCTTCATACAACCAACTGCGCGAAGTACTAGCTTCGCACATGGATGTCAATTTGACATGCAAAAGCATTCAAATTGAATATCAGTTAATAGATATTGAAG GTTcacatatacaaatgaaaaagcATGAAGATAAtgagtttttgtatatttttgtcacACTAACTACATTCATACAAGGGTTCGATCAGTGTAGACCTGTGATAGTTATTGATGCAAGTTATCTTAGAGGACTATACAATGGAACATTTGTAGCTGGATGTACCATGGATAGAGCTG GCCATATATTTTCATTGACATATGGAATAgtagattctgaaaatgatgcatcctgGACATGGTTCTTTCAGAATCTAAAGGAAGCATATGGTGAAAGAGAACATATGTGTGTAGTTTCCGATCGTAACCCAAGCATTATAAAAGCTGTTTCTGGAGTGTACAATAATGTACCACATTATGcttgtatgtggcatctatggggtaatgtaaaaaaaaattttaggaaGTCACATGAGGCATTGTCTGAAATCTTCTATACCATGGCGAAATCATACTCAAAGtctgaatttcataatttaatggAGAAAGTAGAGCTACTTGATGTTAGGGTGAAGAATTACTTGGAGTTGGCGGGATACGATAAGTGGGCTAGGTCATATGCAACAGTTCATAGGGGATGGACCTTAACATCAAATATTTCAGAGTCAATTAATGTTGCACtggtatcagctagagaactTCCAATATATGATTTTTTAGAGGAAGTTAGATTGATGCTTGGTAAATGGAACTGTGAAAATAGACAGGAGGCATTGTACACACGCACGGATCTTATTGGAAAATTTCAAGCAATTCTCCAACAGAATGAAGTAGAGTGTACACGTATCAATgtatga